A single window of Sebastes umbrosus isolate fSebUmb1 chromosome 16, fSebUmb1.pri, whole genome shotgun sequence DNA harbors:
- the rrh gene encoding visual pigment-like receptor peropsin: MGIDSGVNISDDAELYGGKSAFTQLEHNIVAGYLITAGVVSLASNIVVLLMFVKFKELRTATNFIIINLALTDIGVAGIGYPMSAASDIHGSWKFGYTGCQVYAALNIFFGMASIGLLTVVAIDRYLTICRPDIGQKMTMQSYNLLILAAWLNAVFWSSMPVMGWAAYAPDPTGATCTINWRQNDASFISYTMAVIAVNFVMPLSAMFYCYYNVSVTMRRHKASNCLDSVNIDWSDQMDVTKMSVVMIVMFLVAWSPYSIVCLWASFGDPKTIPAPMAIIAPLFAKSSTFYNPCIYVIANKKFRRAIIGMIRCQTRQRITINTQVAMTTSQQPLTQ, translated from the exons ATGGGGATTGACTCTGGAGTCAATATTTCAGATGATGCTGAACTTTACGGGGGGAAAAGTGCCTTTACCCAACTGGAGCACAACATAGTGGCTGGATACCTTATTACTGCAG GTGTCGTAAGTTTAGCAAGCAACATTGTGGTGCTGCTAATGTTTGTGAAGTTTAAGGAGCTGCGCACTGCCACCAACTTCATTATAATCAACTTGGCTCTTACCGACATCGGAGTGGCCGGTATCGGCTATCCCATGTCAGCTGCCTCAGACATCCACGGCAGCTGGAAATTTGGCTACACTGGTTGTCAG GTCTATGCAGCTCTCAACATCTTCTTTGGCATGGCCAGTATCGGCCTGCTGACTGTGGTGGCCATCGACCGATACCTCACCATCTGCAGACCTGACATAG GGCAGAAAATGACGATGCAATCGTACAACCTCCTTATTCTGGCAGCGTGGCTGAATGCTGTGTTCTGGTCCTCCATGCCTGTAATGGGCTGGGCTGCTTACGCCCCGGACCCCACCGGAGCTACATGCACCATCAACTGGAGACAGAATGACGC CTCCTTCATCTCTTACACTATGGCTGTGATCGCTGTCAACTTTGTGATGCCGCTGTCGGCCATGTTTTACTGCTACTACAACGTGTCAGTCACTATGAGGAGACACAAAGCAAGCAACTGCCTGGACAGCGTCAACATCGACTGGTCAGACCAGATGGACGTCACCAAG ATGTCCGTAGTAATGATCGTCATGTTCCTGGTGGCCTGGTCTCCGTACTCCATTGTGTGTCTCTGGGCGTCATTCGGCGACCCCAAGACCATCCCTGCCCCCATGGCTATCATCGCTCCACTCTTCGCCAAGTCCTCCACCTTCTACAACCCCTGCATTTATGTTATCGCTAACAAGAA GTTCAGAAGAGCCATCATAGGGATGATCCGATGTCAAACCAGGCAGCGAATCACCATCAATACCCAGGTTGCCATGACAACCTCCCAACAACCTCTGACCCAGTGA
- the LOC119504400 gene encoding cytochrome c oxidase subunit 8A, mitochondrial-like: MSGLLRTIASRAAPVLRGHTVTQRANIYAGPAKEKIGTVETIIGLSMFSLAILGPAGWILAHLEDYKQKD, translated from the exons ATGTCGGGGCTCCTGAGGACCATCGCTAGCCGAGCTGCTCCTGTCCTGCGGGGACACACCGTCACCCAGAGGGCGAACATCTACGCCGGCCCGGCCAAGGAGAAGATCGGCACAGTG GAAACCATCATTGGATTGAGCATGTTCTCCCTGGCCATTCTGGGACCAGCTGGATGGATCCTGGCCCACTTGGAGGACTACAAGCAGAAAGACTAA